From Punica granatum isolate Tunisia-2019 chromosome 1, ASM765513v2, whole genome shotgun sequence:
AAATCCAAACTAAGACTTGACCTCCCTTCTGGAACACCCCGCacacattaaaaaaagaaaaagaaaagggtcGGGAGCTGCGGTGGTGGCCTTGAGAGGCCACCACCCCATAATTGGGGTCAATAGCGGGAATGGCCGCAATCGAGGTCACGCCGTAGAAATCGAAGGATTGTGGTCGCAATCAAGGCCACCATCGCCAAACCACACCGACTCTTTCctccctttatttattttcagtccgacccttccttttctttttcaaaattatttttattgaataaaaaaatgtggGATTCACTTATCGAATAATATGGCTATACGTGATTTCGTTAATGTTTAATTAGCTAACACCGTTAGAATTGGCAAAATATTTAACAACGAGTTAGATTGAAgactaaaacaaaatatcgTATTTTTCTATACTATTTTCGAGAGATCgtgttaaaattgaaaatttgagtAATTAAATATTGTGCTTTTGTACGTAATTAATGTTTCTATTCGCTTTTTTCCTTCCCCTAAAGTCATAAACGATTTCGCTTTATGTATATAAGAACTtgaatttctctctctctggatatatatatattatttacatttttataagataatagtaagtatttattttttttatcataattcactttatttttttaatcttccTCACTATTTATCTGGACATGTCTTCTCAATACATAtgtttttttctatttatatctATTTGTAATATATGTGATAAAATATTCAGCGCAACGTGCTGGTATCGACTTAGTTATATTTATGctccgtttgatttcgcaattaaaattacaaaaatttttaactttaactttaattcaacacactacacaacaaaaatacatatttcccaagtcaaaaattttaactcaacacactacacaatcatttatcatttttcacgatcaaaatcaaaattactttaactttgaaatcAAAGCGCACCATTATATTCTCAACCTTGTTATCCTAAAATAACCCTCGCATCGTGATGTTTTGAGCCAGTTCCAACTTCCAACTGTACATGTACACGGACCAAaggtaaaataataaaaataaaaaataaaaatataattaaaaagaattagAGTGATATGAAGGAAGATGAGACTGTAGAAGAGTTGTGTTCTTCCTCGTATCGTGTATAGTTCCTGTCTTGCAGCTGAAGTCAGCTCGGAGGATTCGCATATCAGAGAGAAAGAGCGCGAGAGTGCGTGAAGTGATGGAGAGACTGCAGCGGATGTTCGCCGGCGCCGGAGGAGCCCTGGGCCACCCGCCCCCCGACTCCCCGACCCTCGATTCCTCAGAGCAAGTCTACATCTCCTCCCTCGCCCTTCTCAAGATGCTCAAGCACGGTAACCTCCTCTCACCCCAAATCTGCTCGGGTTCCGAATTAGGGTTTCTCTTTGCGTACTTTCTGCTATCATATGATTAGAGAGGGGAAGGTCCTTCTCGTCATATCAATGAAGTGCCAATTAGGGTTCGAATTCCGTCACTTTGTTTAATTATTGGGATTTGAATTTGTTTGTTGTCTTGGCACGTTGAGCATCCGAGCTGTGGTAGGAGGCGCTGCGCTTGCCTGGGAAGCGAGAAATGATTGCTTGCTCTgccattatatttatattgtttGTGTAGTCAAAGCATCGATCTTTTTCTCGGATGAGTTGGACCTGTTCATTCTTATTCTGCGTTAGACCAATCTTTTCTCTGTGCTGACTCGCTAGTTGCCATATATTTATATCGGCATTGGGGATTTTGGTTGGGAAAAAGAGAATCCGTTTCTAATGGGAGTTCTTATTTTGTGCCTGGATTTCTAATCCTCTGCTCCTCACGAGCTGTTTCTTTGGGGATCTAGGGAGAGCTGGAGTGCCCATGGAAGTGATGGGTTTAATGCTGGGAGAGTTTGTGGACGAGTACACTGTTCGTGTTGTAGATGTCTTCGCGATGCTGCAGAGTGGAACTGGTGTTAGTGTTGAGGCAGTCGATCATGTGTTCCAGACCAATATGCTCGATATGCTCAAACAGACTGGAAGGTACTCTACTCTTCTATTTGATATGTTGGGAAGATCTTTTTATTGTTTCTCAAGTCTTAGAAGCCTGCAACTCAGTGTGATTCTTCTACTCTTATGTGAAGGGATGTTTTCCTACTCTAACCTCTTGGATAACATCGTGggtgtatatatttttactcACTTTTTCCCttctaataaaataatcataaaCATGACAACAGAACTGTGAATGCTGGTGCTTAAGTACATATTAACGATGTCCTATGTTCATCGTACTAAATATCTACCTATCCTTGAATAGATCATCAGATGTGACGATAGAACTAGGAGCCATTCAATCATTTGAAACTGATTTATTGTTGGAGATTAAATGCAAAGGatgatttttctaatttcattTGGATGAGGGTTCCAAATGCTTGAGCATTTTTCATGGCATGTGCAACTGATAAGAGGAAAGAACTGCAGAACTTGCTTATTTGATACTAGACCATTCAAAACTTGTCAGCAGATCTGCCACATGGGTTTGATGAATCTACAGTTCTGCTTCCGCCTCTTGGCAGGAGCAACATTTCTATGCATGGCATGAGTAACAGTTGCTTTCGTTTATTTGTTGATGCAGACCAGAGATGGTGGTTGGCTGGTATCATTCACATCCTGGATTTGGCTGTTGGCTCTCTGGTGTTGACATAAACACTCAGCAAGTAATGTTCAGTACAACTTATGTTACTCTCTATATTTTTGCACAGCTCTGTGCTCTGAACTAGTCTCAGCTGATCCTCATGTAGCAAATTTACTCTGTTCCAGCATGATTCTGGCGGTGTtgtcacacccacacatttgcAGTTATTTTCCTGCGACATATGCTAACTGAGATTGTTGATGATAGGTCAGGGCTTGTTGGACACATGACAGTTTTATATggcttttctttttgctctgCTTTTATGGAGCCTCAAATGGCACAAGCTTGCTTCTGTATTCACGCATTCTTGAAAGTTCTTTTGTTTTACTTGTATTCTCTGTATTTGTCACTGTAGAAAATGTTCGTTCTGCAAATGTGATCTGATCTGAGGTATTATCATGCAGCTATTCACATCAGGGAGTTGAGTTTACTGATATCCTCGATTAAATTGAATGCAGAGTTTTGAGGCTCTGAACCAGCGTGCTGTTGCTGTGGTCGTGGATCCCATTCAGAGTGTTAAAGGGAAGGTGGTGATTGATGCCTTCCGCTTAATCAACCCACAAACCATGATGCTTGGCCAAGAACCAAGGCAGACGACATCTAACCTTGGACATCTCAATAAACCTTCAATCCAAGTGAGTAGTACTGGCTAACTTTTGTCTCAACTCTGGACACGGAATGATGTATGAAATGATCTATGGGTTCATGTGGTCTGATTGACTTGTCTCTGCAAATTCCCAGGCACTCATCCATGGGTTGAACAGGCattattactccatagccatcaACTACAGGAAAAATGAGCTTGAGGAGAAAATGCTACTCAACCTTCACAAGAAGAAATGGACTGATGGTTTGACGCTTCGCCGCTTCGATGCACACTCCAAAACCAATGAACAGACTGTTCAGGTTTATAAAGATTTTATGTTCTaaatactttttattttttggcttGGGCTGCTGCGTGCATACGAGAAATCAATTGGTCCAATTTAATACATGCAGGAAATGCTAAACCTAGCGACCAAGTATAACAAGGCAGTGCAGGAGGAGGACGAGCTACCACCTGAGAAGCTAGCCATAGCAAATGTCGGGAGACAAGACGCGAAGAAGCACCTCGAAGAGCATGTCTCCAACCTCATGTCTTCGAACATAATTCAGACCTTGGGAACCATGCTCGACACTGTCGTGTTCTAGTTCTAGGAAGGTGATCATTCATTGGTCGGGTTCCATGTCCCTCGTCCGCCTTGTCATCTCCGCTTCAAACAGAAAGGATGTTTTGGGTCGTGCAATGTATTGTAGCAAAAGATAGTGGTTCATTACTCACAACTTCCATTTGATCCTATTTGCATCAATTGTCTCCCCCCCCTCCCCTCTCCCGTCAAGGGGCCAGTTTCTCATTTGCCATGCTCTTTAGTATTTTATGTCCGTTCGAATTAATCACAACAAATTGTATTTCAACTAAACGTTGGTAGGTTATAGCCATATCAATACATCGATGCCAAGCATGGTGAAAATGTGTGGTTTAAACGTGGGCCTGCTTATTGAGAAGCTCGAGAAGCATAAGCTCAaggacccttctccggctgaCCTTTACGTGATCGAGGAGCCCACGAACTTTGATTCGGATGACGATGATAAGAGGCTCAACCCGGAAACTATGAGGAAGAATTTCGAATTGTTTGAGAAGAAGTAGAAGCACCACGAGGAGTTGCTTAACAACTTCGTTGAGTGTGTTATAAACCTTGTTATCCCTTTGTCTTCATTTCTTCTCGTAGGATCGAAGCACACCCTTGTTTATAATCCTCATTGATAAGCCCCGGTTAAGAGTCATGATTCGATTCTCTCTGTTGGAAGCGACAAAAGTCCCCGGGATTCAGTTTCAACCATGTAGGAGTTCGGCACATTTCACTAATGAAAAATGTGAAAGAAAGTAAGCCGAAAATTAGTTTaaatctctttttattttttaaattattttatccttaacatttattattatattaaaaattgcaAATGAATGTTAAATTTTAAACCAAAATGATTTTGCGATTCAcgaatatattaaaaattctttaaaaattacGTAAGTAATTTCTCAAATCATGCAATGTGGCCTATacttaatttttctaaacttGAAGGGAGGTTATGCATTttatcaaagaaaaagaaaatttataagagAGATTATTTTTGCAATTCCAAAAAAGGAACCTTAAAAGTAATCACCCTCTTAACAAGCGCGCCTTCTCGGacttcaaaaaagaaaaaaacgaaAACGTGGCAGTTACCTGCATGCCAATGCCAGCTGCCGACCGCCCGGCGAGAGCTTCGTTATTGTCCCTCCTCCACTTCACTTCGTCTCCACCGCTTCAGATTTCCCGACCAGAGAAGGCGACAATGGCGAAATTGGTGAGGTTGGGATTGAGGTCCACGACCATCATCATGCGTCGGTCAGTTTCCAACTCCGCTTCCAGCGGCCGCTCCACCGCCCTCCTCCCCCAGCACGGTGGCGTTGCCCGCAGCTTCTTTGGCTCCTCTGTCCCTCCCGTCGCCTCCACCACCAACAGATATCTCCCTTCCGGTACATTCGCATTTCCCATCGGTAATTTACATTTGATCACGGCGATTGCTTTTGTTCAATGTTCCGTGTCTTGAATTCGTTTTCCTGCATGAGCAAACCGCTAA
This genomic window contains:
- the LOC116192891 gene encoding 26S proteasome non-ATPase regulatory subunit 14 homolog is translated as MERLQRMFAGAGGALGHPPPDSPTLDSSEQVYISSLALLKMLKHGRAGVPMEVMGLMLGEFVDEYTVRVVDVFAMLQSGTGVSVEAVDHVFQTNMLDMLKQTGRPEMVVGWYHSHPGFGCWLSGVDINTQQSFEALNQRAVAVVVDPIQSVKGKVVIDAFRLINPQTMMLGQEPRQTTSNLGHLNKPSIQALIHGLNRHYYSIAINYRKNELEEKMLLNLHKKKWTDGLTLRRFDAHSKTNEQTVQEMLNLATKYNKAVQEEDELPPEKLAIANVGRQDAKKHLEEHVSNLMSSNIIQTLGTMLDTVVF